GTAGAATCAAGGTCGCTTTCGATGTATCTActgtaaatttgaatatattaatgtttcatTAATGTTATCggtttacaattaattaaattctcatcaactatatattatagttcgatgaaaaaaacttGTAACCTGTAGATTGATTCTACTCGTCTTATTTACGCTCGTTACATTAATACGAgacgaattttttatatcgaaagaaTCGATTATTATCGCTCGTCatgttagaattttttttttttgacaaaaagtaaaatttctcaaataaaaacatacgtcatttaatcgaattacttaatttatagataactTCTGGAAagataaattcaaagaaaaaagattatatgaaTGAGGACTGCGCGTGTTTATCGGGTAGCAACATCGACCTTGGTCGATAATTTCTCTGGCACGCAGTGATGCATTTCTTCTTAATCGCTTAATATTCCGTCCCTCTTACCTCGTTTTAgtctaattatctttaatatgcAATTTCCTTAAGCGCATGTATACCTAACGTTCCCCACACAATCGCGATTCCCCCTCGCATATcattcaatgaaaattctattaaagatCGAGCTCAGGGAAAGCTCGAATTACACGCCAACATTTCTTCTGGCTACGAACGCCCTAATGCATTCACGCGAAACGAACGGAATTATCTTTCTTAAACAGGgaataatgtaaaaagaacTGGGCCAAAATTCTTGATTCAGCAGTCGGTAATGTCATGCGCGAAACGCACGAGTCCTTCTATTCCCGTTATCCAAATCCACGCGAAAAACGTAGTCTGGATAACTGTGCGTGAGAAGacgaagaaaacaaaaaaaaatatgtaaaaaagaatatataaaattaacttacGACCATGATCTTATGCGTTACCGTTTCTGCATGCTCTATGTGTATACATAGTGTATACTTATAcacgtaaattttttattcgcggTTTGTAGTCGAATACCTaacatttaaaagatatatgacCGCGAGCAACGATTCTACAATAATCGAGATACGCTGTACAtactatgaattataaaataagtccAACttgatatatcgaaatattctatttatgatattcaatCTGCAcaagtttagaaaatattacatttcgattctttttaattatcagaCAAAACGAACGAGTATcgataacaatttttgaaaactgtAATCGAATAACACTGAAAACTAAAtaggaagaaaatgaaagaatgagaaatcataattcgaaatttcatttcatcatgCATCGATCAAATCGTagagaaattatatacatttctattgcgataaatttatataatgaagtGGAAAAAAGTGCAAGGGCGATATTACGATAATACGAGGATGAAAAAAGTGTATGTATGTGAGTAACCGATCGAACATTTCTCCGATGTAACGGATCGCCACGGTATACAGTGCACACGCGTTCACGTGCGAGATCGAGCCGATCTGGGAGGTAGTTTTTCGCCCCAGTACTCCACTTACTACCACCACTCGCCACTTAAACCGAACGCGACGATTTATGGAACGCGACTCGTTTGTCTTGTTCCTTCGCCAACAGCGACACACATACCAATTTTTTATCGGCTTCTGAGGCCATGCACTCCCTATCTCGCACGTTCTCTTCATTACGATAGCCAttgattaatgatatatattgctCGGCCACGAAAAGATGgaaatcgaaatttcgtttGCTTTACTgagcatattattattaacattagtGTACATAGTAGTAAGATTCTTATACACTATGAGGATAAGGATATTTCGTTAATAGTTAACTCTTTACTTATGAGAGTTTACGCCAATGCTTTGAAATTATCGTCACGGCATCGTTCTGTTCCAGTCACACTTGAtatgttcatttattttctttgtcacACGATTCGATTGTAGATGTGACCGTTTCGGCCAATTGCGAAAATACGTGTGAAGTAGGGATATCAAGTAGTGGGGCAATAGTGTCCAATAGGCATTGCTTTTCTGCTTGTCATCTTCCTATGAACGAACAGTGTACGTGTGTAAATCATGATACTTTCTACTGTTTAAAGATAttgtagaatttaattaattttatattacaacagGTTTTACTGAGCATTCGTAACTTTCTTAACTGACTGCTAGATTGGCAGAAACAACTGTGATGCATCGTGGCAGCGAATACAAGTTGGAACCTGTTTCTATTAGTAACTACCAGCTAATTTGTAATTACCTAGCTGTTTTaccgtttgaaatatttggtgCGCATGGCCGTAACTTGGTGGATGGTGTGAAACAAAATTTGCgagtgaaatttttctcgtcatttttaataataacttgaTCGTGTGAGTAACTAGATGATGAGTTTATTCTTTAGTCAATTTGCGTTTCAACGCGCTTCTTTACAACTTTATCGAAACAATAGCGTTGCTATGCAGGAAATGGGATCGTTTCATAGCGATACGGAAGTCACGACGATAGATACGTCGTTAACGTTTCTCGTCGGTAGAAATTCTTTCGATACGGAAACACGTTATAAACAAAGATAAACAATAAAGCTTGGAATAATGActcatcaatatttaatattatcttttatgatAGTTATGAGTAACGAATTTTCGAAGATGAACATATCCCACGGTGAACAATTACGATGTCGatcacataaatttataacagaaATACTAGAAATAGCAAAGTTGCTCGTTAATGCAACGCGGCGTGGACGTGTTACTGGACAATGCTATGAGGAAGACGAGATCGTTTTGCGATGATAAAGAGGAGAGGGATTGGCTAGGACGAGAAGATCGACCATGTGGTTACATTGTGGAGAAGAAGAGACTGCACGAGAAACAGAGTTCGGAACCACGGTGCACGAACAAGCTTACCGTGATTTTCACGGTATCGATTACGAATGATTTACGTTGTCGTTTCTTTCGTACTGACGCGATAGTGTCCTGCGCACGCGATCATACGTAAGTGCTTGCGTTGGTCAGATTTCGCAGTCAAGATTATCgtcaaaattaatgtattaccATTTAACCTCTACGTTGCTTTATCTTTCGTTTcaactttttctatttcttttttttctttgttatttaagttggttatttatattcgaactCGTTGTAACTTTTATCATCGCCATTTACCAGTATTCCAAATTAGGTTAAAGggaattattctattctatatatatatatagacactTGTACTTGTGTGAAAGATCGTCGATTCATTTGTGTATAACCAATGAACACGTGAATCATGAATAAACCAAAGAgcacgtataaaaatataaattccggTTCTGGATTATCTGTCGATTATTCATAGACATGTTCGCGCGGATTAGACATGAAATCGTCGATCGACTACcgtgaaaatttcaaagtacaTTCTACATGATCTTTTCTAAATGAAAGTTGATGAAAAACTATCTTCGGTATCGATAAATTAGCGATAAACGACTTAATTATCTTACCtcgaatcaaatattttcaaatatcaggCGGCTATTGGTTATATTCTTGTAACCACAACGTCCATCCAATTCATCCAAGCTACCGTTTTTCCGCTCGTGTCTCCAGGAATAGCGGCTAGGAAACAAGAACAAAAGCCATAGTCCCGTACattgttcattttatttatgagcCACGGTTTATTCGTATCAAATCGTTCCGGTTCGTTAAACAGATCCTTATTCCACTGTTATCGATCTCAAAGAGAGTTGGATGCGAGTCGGTCGTgtatatctctctctttctcggcTTCTCGTTTCGTGGACAAAAATCCAAGGAGCACCAGCATCCACCCGTCGGTGTGCATCCTTGCCGTGGTTCACCGACCCGCAtatttctcctccttctcctcttccccACCCCTTGTCACACTCGCTCCTTCCCTTACCTCGTTCACTTCTCGTTGGAGGAAGCGGCGGCGCGCATCCATTGTGCACCATCCTCCGCATGCATGCATGCATGCATGCATGCACGCGTGCACGAGCTTGGCTGCGCGAGCCGTACAACTTCTACGGGGATATAATTTGATCTACATTGTTCGCCAATCGCCCCCTGGCCAGACTGGTCACTCCAGTTATTGCCATAATTGATTCACTTAATCGCGCTCGTGGGAGTGACGGACACCTCCTTCGGCCTCCCGTCTATCAATCTCGCACGTCCATTTGAAACGATTCGAATCTCTCCTTCTTCGTTCCgtcttctttctctcgtctCGTAATCGTACGCGTGAAAATTATCGtccaattctttctttctttctttcttctctcgcgATTAAATTAGAACCACGTTTTAGAAGATCTTGAGAGGTTCCAAGACACGTTCTACTTAGAAACAGAAATTCAATTAAGATATGCGCGTATCGTGACCAAGTATTAACAGATATCGTTCGATAAACGGTGATTGTCGTAATTTCGGAGAGTTTACGCTCGTAAAACGCGCTTATCTTGGACTGTATTCGATTATTAGCGTGCTTTGACTCCCAACGAAGCAGGAAGAAGCGTAACTCGTTTATTACACGGAAAAAGGGTATAATATTGGCGATGTTCGCGGCGTCTTTGAGAGAGGAGCTGCGGCTGACCAGGAAGACCGTTCTTCTATGATACAATGCGTATCGGCCTATCTCGTTCGCtttgtaaatttgattttttttggattCAGGCGAATTACCGTCGCAGCCGAACGGTATATCGAATCGTTCGCTTCGATCGGCCGTGATTCCAGTAAATTGTATCCCGCGGAGAAGTCTGACTCGATTGTTACGCGAACAGAGATGTCTTACGCAtgcggaaatttttttttcgagaaagctCATCAGCCTACGAGGGGAACGGATATAAATGCGAGATAGGATAGAAATATGAACCATCAAGTAAAGATTTTGACAAATGATTATACATTATTGTTCATATACGATTTGTAATATCAGTAAAATGTTacttaaacatttatatcgtaattaaaatttttattagttttttaagttattagcGATGTTTTATGTtcgaaataactttttaaagaattatttatttaaattatttatttgcttgCTAGTGATTGAATGTATTCGTTGGTTCTGATTAGATATCATTGCATTGAACGTGATGATCTTTcgaccaattttttttattgtttcttgtgataatttcttataaatattaaatttacacaaATATCTCTCAAACAACAATTGAGTttcataaacttttaattatattactgtATTTGTCATTTAttcgaaagataatttttatgataccTTTGTATGCATATtgataattagaaaatgatgaaataaattcttcttctaaatttaaacttaaacatttttcacagAACAAAGTAGTTTGGATATTTTTGAACACAATTTATGTGGTTATAAATTGTTCTAATTGtgattattatactatatttatacattatcttttattattcttatacattaataaaatctttctatcaatcatatattttcataatttatttctcttaaaaaatgaCAGTGTATTAACCTCttgatttatttagaaaaaataaaaaaaaaattaaaagttcataatatttatttttacgttgCATATGAAATTCCtcaaactttttcatttttttttacattactaTTTTAAGACTCTCTacgtcgaaaaataaaatggatattcGTATTCTTTCTTCGGCAAATAAATCTgtagataaattatcgaattgcATCGATTAAGCATGTATATTATTAGCTAGTTGGTAACAACCAGAACCAACAGTACCGGTGTTGCAGATCGTTTGAGATCGCACTTACCTTGCTTTGCATCCCGTTTAACGTACGTGTTGGAGAAAAGCAAAGaagcaaattttatatctgcGATTTGTCGATTAGTCGCATGAAAgtgattcatttaaattacgcACAGTGATTACGAATACATTCGAAgattattttacgaaaaaaatcaCCTAACTCGAAAATTCTGTTAATGTGagaataaaatcaaagttGTCcacatttttaatacaatttcagaattattttttacaacaaGGTGATGGAACGCTGaacatttttgtaattcaaaatttcgctTTATTTCACACTCTGTTAAACAAAGTTACATCTAAACagaattaattgaaactttgtggatcgattcgaaaaaaaaaaaaaatacacgaatCCATTATTACTCTGCACGATCACTAAATTCATCTCATTaaagatacaataaaataatgttcgcCAACAGTTTTGCCAAATGTATGTATCCGACGCGTATCGCCACGATATCGCGCCAGTATCTTTAACTGTACACCCTgaattctataatttgttaCATATTATGCGAGCTGGTGTAGAACGGCCGTAGTAAATCCCGTGTGCTGTTGACCCGACGATCACTGGACCGAAACCAAGCCGGCGGACCCGGCGTGTTGCAGAGATATCCGCGGCGAGGGGTCAACAGGAAGTAATTAAAGTTTCGACAGAATCTCTCTCGCCAGGTTTAACCTCGCCATTACCGGTGGTATTGGTCGCcgcgagaggaaaaaaagaaaaaaagaaaaaagaaaaagaggaggaaaaaaaaatcgcaggACGATTCTCGAACGGACGAAGGCGATCTCGCCTTCTTCCTTTCCGGTTtgctcgattatttttaactcgaCCTTTCACGCTCTCGCGAGATGAACGCGCGCAATCTCCGCAATCTCCACGCGCTTTTTCGAGGCGATGCATCGCCGCCGAGCAGGCTCCGATTACcaatcttttctttcgattcctCGCCACTGTATATTTATCTTCTGCCAGTCACTTTCTTTCGCGCGTTCAATCTTcccattgtattatatatcctCTACCTCTCGTTCAATAAAAAGAACACCTCCCTCCATAAAGCGAACTGCGTAAACGATATTTACAATACTCGCAATTTACAACGGTCGAAAAATGAAGTACTCgcgatgaagaaaaaagaaaaaaaaagtcgagagtgctcgatattttctttcctcccgaggatcgaggatcgaagaaaattgattaatttttttcacaatatttataagtattgtgctcgacaaagaaaaaaagtattggcaaaaaagaaattaaaacgcGCGTATATTCgtgcatttttttctttcctctcgagcgaagattagaaaaaaaatttattaattttttttatcgacatCTACGCAGATTTAGCGATCGGCGCTTGCCCACGAATATGTCCGCCAAGCGGAGAGCCAGTATGCGGTAGCGACGGAGTGATCTACGCGTCTCAGTGTGAAATGCGGAAGAAGATGTGTGGAAAAGGTAAAAGGGCTTGTTTTAactacgtaataataattatgattggaCGGCGCGGTACGTTGCTTGCTCGTTCACCTTCGTTTACAACGTCCGCCGCGTTTCTTACGCGTTTCAAATTCTCATCTCTGGGATACTATTTAAGAGTAGACGCATGTGACGCGAAGGCAGCGATAATTATCGACACTGAACGAATTACGCAGGCGTGACCATGGCGACGGAGAAGACCGCTTGTTTAAGATCGTCCGGAAGCAAGTGCGAGCATCGATGCCCCGGCGATCAGGATCCCGTATGCGGAACGGACGGCCGTACCTATTTGAACAAGTGTATGCTCAGAGTGGAGATCTGCAGAGTCGGTATCGAATTGTCGCATCTGGGCCCTTGCAACAACATCTCGGCGCACAGGGAAAACTGTCCTGTCTCGTGTGATTTTGCACCGCTCGACGGGCCCATCTGCGGAAGCGATGGCAACGTTTACAAATCCACGTGTCAAATGAAGTTACTCACCTGCGGGTACGTCTCTTTACGCCGCCTTCTTTATCGTCTCTGCCAAGATAAGTGATCGATCGGTACGGTTTTGattcttgttctttttctaTCAGACAAGGCGTTGTACGTACGAACAAGAAGCATTGTCAGACCACGAGGCATTGTCGTGAATCGTGTTGGCGCGGTGCCAAGCCAGCCTGCGGTAGCGATGGAATCCTTTATTCGAATACCTGTAAAATGCGAGCAAAGAATTGCGGGTAAGAAACACGATCCTTGATTAAATTAAGGCGGCAAGCcaaaactattcgtttttttttttttttatacctgATCGATCGTTCAGCAAACACGTGTTCGAGGTGCCGATGTCATATTGCGTGTCGCTCGAGCGGACATCTGGCGGCCAAACTAACGCTTGTCCCTTGGATTGCAAAAACGAGCCAGAAGTGCCAACCTGTGGATCAGACGGGAGTATATATAGGAACGAATGTGAGATGCAAATGCTTAATTGCGGGTTAGTggccaattttaattaaatattatctcgtGGACtgtttataatttcgttatttaattttctgtgTTACGTTTCATTTCTCAGGCAAGCAAGAAGGAAGGTGACAGTggtagattttgaaaaatgtaaaagccGTTTGACTAAGTGCACGAAACAGCAGCAAAGGTGTGGAAACGATGTGGATCCAGTTTGCGGAAGCGACGCGAACACGTATCCGAATCAATGTCACTTAAACGTGGCAGTATGCTTGTAAGTCGTAAGAGATAATCATTTCTCAAAGAAGATCCATTCAAAGATACATAATTGTAGATTAATCGTTGATTCTTGACACGTTGTTATCGTATTGTCTTTCAGGAAGGGCATTCAATTGGCTCACGTTGGAGAATGTACGACCTTGAAAGAAACCGAACAGTGCCCTGAAGATTGCAGCGAGGTACCCGAGGAACCAGTTTGTGGAAGCGATGGCAACGTTTATCGGTGATTaagaatgttatttaaattccaGGCCATTTGCTGCTTCAAGACAATTTTCTTTAGGAAATTGCGAATCCCAAATTATTTTActcattacaaaaaaaaaaaagaaaaattgaactttctttttttcgctgtctatcattttcattctatttttttgataaatatttttcttcgatgttaatttttagtattaatcacatttataaatcatactcgtatatttttagatcTCTTTGCCATCTACGACGCGAGACATGCGGTCAGAGGGTGGTTCAAGTGCCAGCGCAACATTGTCGTACTACCGCGCTTTGCAACCAGATCTGTAGCGGAGAACGCCAATTTGTTTGTGGTTCCGATAACAAACTTTATCGTAACGAATGTGAGATGAAAAGGGACAATTGTGGGTAAGCAATAATTGCGTTTTTGATCGATtaagtaaatgaaatatttaatgtattcagTAATGATAATCAAATGTTCCATTTTAGGAAACACGTGTATGTAGTGCCCATGAAGAGATGCGTACAAGGCTTTTTATTCCGTGGTTGTCAAAAAATTTGCCCACCCTATTATGACCCTGTTTGCGGTACCGATGGTATGACTTACAGCAATGAATGTTTTCTGGAAATCGAAAACTGTCGCAGTCGAAGCATAGTCACGAAGAAGTATCATGGCGTATGCGGTCAACCAACTGAAGAACCTAAGAACTATTTGTATTAGTTTCATGAAATTCGATCTATTTGCATTTTTGTTGTCTCCTTCTCTATCATTTTTTCTctccaaaaaaatattttcttaaaaatgatcgatattattttatataatcgaatcaaattttgagtaatttttatatctgttcTTTTTTGAAACGGAATTTTAGTACCATTCTCTcttttcgagagaaaaattattcgatcgaaattgaattaaattgctCTTAAATTGCTCATTTGAACAACGTTGTAGTTCGTAGACAACAAGTGATTTTCACAGTACGCATGACAGCCCTTATCGTACGCGCAAGTATCCatgaattatcaaatttttatatttatttcgtattttttaattgaaaatgatggATTCTtgcacgatatatatattttacatttataataggAATTTCGCGACGTTAAATCATGCGTTTGTGTTCGTTTGACATCTTCGCACATTACTCGctgattaattcatttttatttattttagtattattcttaattatcatatcatcCTTTCATCATTTATCGCTAATACTACGTAACACGAATAGTTCCAAAATGCATTtatattccaattattataagaaagtacatatttaattattatatgtacgtatatccCTCTTTCTGACATGTGATTGTTTATACCATAATTATCTTATCAttgtatacttttatttattcaatcaaaCATTTGACAATCCTTTTtgtatcgatattaatatacatgcTTCAAATGtcaataataaactatatatggatatttttaggtaaaaaataatgtaattattcaacaatattttttacgtcgataaaataattattaaaataagcgacagtagataaataatttaaattgaaacgatATTATGTATGAATACTGATAGATGGCGTTAATATTTACATCGATACAATTGCCGCAAGATGGCAGTAATATTCGCTGATATTGACAGGTGCTGAAGGAATATGGCGGCCAGTGTTTACGACAACTGATCGAAACCGATCGAATTTACGGATGAGTCGTGTGCTTCGCGTATTATTTACGATTTCTCTTCCGACACAGtgtttttgttgatttttgaaTCGTATGCCAAGCATCTGtctatttttcgttaaaacaaTTGAGTGTAAAGTTGATCCAATTAGTGAAACGAGCTTCTCGATCTCGAAAATTTGAGATCAGGTGGTGGATTTGTCTTTGATACAGAAGTGCTTCCGAAGCGGATCACTGGAATATTACGGGATTCGTCGTTATCGTAAGTACCGATAATTaatccttattttatttttgatcggACAATTAAAAGATCGTAATAGAAATGAAGTATAGTCAGTTAAATAACGTGTGGAAAACTTTGATAAGCGAAAGACAGAAGTGGCCATCTTTGAGCCTCCCTGTGTGTTAGTTACACCGGCGAAAAAGGATCACGATTACACGAATCGTGTTACATAAAATGATGCTGTTGTCGGATGACACATGGAATGCCTTGAATAATCATTATGTGAGAGAAAGGTTTTCCTTCTTCCATGTATCTTACTATCCTATGTATCTTCTGGAAGTTATCTTTAATCTATGCATATAATCTATCGAATACATCGTATCATCttctatttatctttatttttgatttttcgatattgGTAAACTTTCATTCGAacgtttaattacatatatagaaaatataataaatataggtcATACTTTAATCTCACCGAATCATAatctgttttaatatattttagttttttatttttatacgagaagaaaaaagaatattaattgttataatttattaattataataacgagGAATAcatgaatatcaaaatatcaatattgtatgtcgaattaaaaaatcattaaatcgaACCTATGACAAACGGATactcataatattttaactaaatattttgAGATGGGAATTTTTATAACGCTCAAAATCGcatgttttcataaaattataattgcagagtagaaaaattgtttgatataaatgatatataactgCAAACATATTGTTAATCATAATCCAGATCTCTCGATATATTTACCGATCTTTCATCcatcttttattatcttatcatTTATCTTTGTATCAACGATTTGACGATTTTGTGATGATGATACCAAGTTAAGAATTTCAGCAGTCGGAGAAAGAATGAATGATgcatgtaattaaatttatcgatcatttttttttacttcacaATCGTATACTCGTCGcgattgttctttttatatttacaaatttgcgGTTCTTGTGCATTGTAtcgtttttacttttatttttacgcgAATCTGTTTtttgagaggaaaaagaaatggtATTGTCATCCTTCATTTGCTTATTGccttaagaattttattgggAAAGAGAATTGTAAAAACAATATCTATCGATTTCGTTCTCGAAGATATTACATAATCATTGTTCGATAATCCATTATAtgagataaatttaatcaaaagtaaaattatattatattatatatggtaTATAACTTCGTTATCTACAATTCATTTTagcgaaaattctttttcatcaaactcaaaaataaaataaaaagagaagcaAAATGTTTgacagtgaaaaaaaaaattttatatgaatctaTCGATTATTGGATCGTCGAGTTAGGCTGCGCTCAATACAAATGAAAGCAGCAATCGAGAAGTCGTCCTCGATCAATCGTAACGGCACCTTGTCTCgttcttctttattaaatgaatttcctAGCAAGTTGACCTACAGATTACTTTTGCACTTCCAATTGGCACGTATCGTCATCGCtgttatatacacacacacatatatacatacatatatatatagtatacgtacaatttattggaatttctcatataagagaatatataatatattacgtatatctattatatctacTTAAAAATGATGTAATATTTTGATGGATATATTTCTATAGACAATAGTATCGACGTTGAAATTGTTTATCGAAtactctatataaaaattaaaatattacactgCAATgaggatttatttttattttacttattattacaactataaatatatattatctatcatGCTCTATTGCATTCATCGCGATTAAATATCGAGCGAAGAGAGAATTGTATCTTTTTACATATtgcgtatatataata
The DNA window shown above is from Apis cerana isolate GH-2021 linkage group LG4, AcerK_1.0, whole genome shotgun sequence and carries:
- the LOC108000879 gene encoding agrin isoform X1, producing MQRHISFLVGIILLCCLQDLAIGACPRICPPSGEPVCGSDGVIYASQCEMRKKMCGKGVTMATEKTACLRSSGSKCEHRCPGDQDPVCGTDGRTYLNKCMLRVEICRVGIELSHLGPCNNISAHRENCPVSCDFAPLDGPICGSDGNVYKSTCQMKLLTCGQGVVRTNKKHCQTTRHCRESCWRGAKPACGSDGILYSNTCKMRAKNCGKHVFEVPMSYCVSLERTSGGQTNACPLDCKNEPEVPTCGSDGSIYRNECEMQMLNCGQARRKVTVVDFEKCKSRLTKCTKQQQRCGNDVDPVCGSDANTYPNQCHLNVAVCLKGIQLAHVGECTTLKETEQCPEDCSEVPEEPVCGSDGNVYRSLCHLRRETCGQRVVQVPAQHCRTTALCNQICSGERQFVCGSDNKLYRNECEMKRDNCGKHVYVVPMKRCVQGFLFRGCQKICPPYYDPVCGTDGMTYSNECFLEIENCRSRSIVTKKYHGVCGQPTEEPKNYLY
- the LOC108000879 gene encoding agrin isoform X2, which encodes MATEKTACLRSSGSKCEHRCPGDQDPVCGTDGRTYLNKCMLRVEICRVGIELSHLGPCNNISAHRENCPVSCDFAPLDGPICGSDGNVYKSTCQMKLLTCGQGVVRTNKKHCQTTRHCRESCWRGAKPACGSDGILYSNTCKMRAKNCGKHVFEVPMSYCVSLERTSGGQTNACPLDCKNEPEVPTCGSDGSIYRNECEMQMLNCGQARRKVTVVDFEKCKSRLTKCTKQQQRCGNDVDPVCGSDANTYPNQCHLNVAVCLKGIQLAHVGECTTLKETEQCPEDCSEVPEEPVCGSDGNVYRSLCHLRRETCGQRVVQVPAQHCRTTALCNQICSGERQFVCGSDNKLYRNECEMKRDNCGKHVYVVPMKRCVQGFLFRGCQKICPPYYDPVCGTDGMTYSNECFLEIENCRSRSIVTKKYHGVCGQPTEEPKNYLY